A window of the Salvelinus alpinus chromosome 3, SLU_Salpinus.1, whole genome shotgun sequence genome harbors these coding sequences:
- the LOC139570133 gene encoding LOW QUALITY PROTEIN: nucleolar complex protein 3 homolog (The sequence of the model RefSeq protein was modified relative to this genomic sequence to represent the inferred CDS: substituted 3 bases at 3 genomic stop codons), with protein MLVILYRFKQAPHLFKISPLRWLRQRAKKRKSSFRRLLKTSNVKLDYKLKNRQFKESTDKKHRKEQKKLRAAIKDAALKSPLRLELYKKRPEDEEEEFVESLPIDMMDEDGLEQIKAMAQKASFLTRDPSSSGPVHAKKHKGEQQGPESYEKMPRKMQLTEEKEVIHLLPIKDKIRGLFSQSMEKPVEPQKAEEEVXXNQPXCVSKEDEAVTGPALTPQEQLKLRTQKLTDRMLRIASLGSDILSEPTINIKKLQQLRSMLMETNPYMAVRKLVMVSLMEVFKDIVPSYRIRPLIEKALKVKKETQQLREFEDGLVSQYKFYLENLEQAAKDWKQKKRKRSEALSLQSYKGLAEVAIRCICELLVALPHFNFHNNIIIMMVPLMNDPIKRLLKVLL; from the exons ATGCTAGTTATTTTATATCGATTCAAACAGGCACCCCATCTTTTTAAAATAAGTCCTTTACGATGGCTCCG CCAAAGAGCAAAAAAGAGGAAGTCGAGCTTTCGCAGGCTGCTGAAGACGAGCAACGTGAAGCTTGACTACAAGCTGAAGAACCGTCAGTTCAAGGAGAGCACCGACAAGAAACACCGCAAGGAGCAGAAGAAGCTCCGGGCAGCTATCAAAGATGCCGCCTTGAAGTCTCCCCTCCGCCTGGAGCTCTACAAGAAGAGGCCAG aggatgaagaggaggagtttGTGGAGTCCCTGCCAATTGACATGATGGATGAAGATGGCCTGGAGCAGATTAAAGCCATGGCTCAGAAAGCCTCCTTCCTCACCAGAGACCCGTCATCGAG TGGTCCAGTGCATGCCAAAAAGCACAAGGGGGAGCAGCAGGGGCCAGAGAGTTATGAGAAGATGCCCAGAAAGATGCAGCTAACAGAAGAGAAGGAGGTCATTCACCTCCTGCCAATCAAAGACAAGATCAGAGGCCTCTTCTCTCAGAGCATGGAGAAACCTG TTGAACCCCAAAAAGCTGAGGAGGAA GTGTAATGAAATCAACCCTGATGTGTGTCCAAAGAGGATGAGGCTGTGACCGGGCCGGCCCTGACCCCTCAGGAGCAGCTAAAGCTCCGCACACAGAAGCTGACAGACAGGATGCTACGCATCGCCAGTCTAGGATCAGACATCCTCTCAGAACCCACCATCAAC aTCAAGAAGCTGCAACAGCTGCGATCCATGCTGATGGAGACCAACCCCTACATGGCCGTCAGAAAGCTGGTCATGGTCTCTCTGATGGAGGTCTTCAAGGACATCGTCCCCTCATACAGGATAAGACCCCTGATAGAGAAAGCCTTAAAAGTGAAGAAAGAGACACAGCAGTTGAGGGAGTTTGAGGACGGCTTGGTGAGCCAGTACAAGTTCTACCTGGAGAACCTGGAGCAGGCAGCCAAAG ACTGGAAGCAGAAGAAGAGAAAGCGCAGCGAGGCGCTGTCTCTGCAGTCCTATAAGGGCCTGGCTGAGGTGGCCATCCGCTGCATCTGTGAGCTGCTGGTGGCCCTGCCACACTTCAACTTCcacaacaacatcatcatcatgatgGTGCCTTTGATGAACGACCCCATCAAGAGG CTGCTGAAGGTTCTCCTCTAG